In one window of Brenneria goodwinii DNA:
- the nudE gene encoding ADP compounds hydrolase NudE has translation MSHNLQKPKILKVETVARSRLFNVESIDLEFSNGARRVYERMRPSGREAVMIVPIIDDELVLIREYAVGIEQYELGFPKGLIDPGETVFEAANRELMEEAGFGAEQMDLLATLTMAPSYFSSQMNIVVARGLYPQSREGDEPEPLPKVRWPLKDMMSLLQEPDFREARNVSALFLTQDWLRRE, from the coding sequence ATGAGTCATAACCTGCAAAAACCCAAAATTCTCAAGGTAGAAACCGTCGCGCGTTCGCGTTTGTTCAATGTTGAATCCATCGATCTGGAATTTAGTAACGGCGCTCGCCGGGTATATGAACGAATGCGCCCAAGCGGACGGGAAGCGGTGATGATTGTGCCGATTATTGATGATGAACTGGTGCTGATCCGTGAGTACGCTGTCGGTATTGAGCAATATGAGCTTGGATTTCCCAAAGGATTAATCGATCCCGGCGAAACGGTATTTGAGGCGGCTAACCGGGAACTGATGGAAGAGGCGGGATTTGGCGCGGAACAGATGGATTTGTTAGCGACGTTGACGATGGCGCCGTCCTATTTCTCCAGCCAGATGAATATCGTCGTCGCGCGCGGGCTGTATCCGCAGAGTCGTGAAGGCGATGAGCCGGAACCGCTGCCGAAAGTGCGCTGGCCGCTAAAAGATATGATGTCGCTGCTGCAGGAACCCGATTTTCGGGAGGCGCGCAATGTCAGCGCGTTGTTTTTAACCCAAGACTGGTTGCGCCGTGAGTGA